The nucleotide window GCTTTCTTAATCAGAGCAGAGTCCTGTCTTACGCCAACAGGATAGCACAGTCTCCAAATAAAGGCTGGGGAATAGGCCACTGACCTACATAGCTCACACCTTCTTTCCCAACTTCCATCTTGGCTCAGGGGAAAGGAGCCATGGGACATGCTGTGCCACTTCAGGGGTCTTAACAGAGTCCTTGACCCAACACTGCAATGCCTTTGAGGAATGGCCCTCAACATCAGCCACAGTCACAATGCTCCCTTCCTGGTCTTTTGTCAACTGCCTGAACCGTACCATTGCCTTTCTGCAGCTCATTCATCAGCACTCACTACTGCCTGTGTTTAGAGGAtgcacattatttttcttacttgGTTATTGATAGCCCTTCCACAGTCCTTTATGGCCTACTTTAGCCTACCACTCACAAATTATGAAGGCATCAATAGCCTGGAAGAATAAATTCTGTCTCCAAGTTCTGCCCATGAAATCTTCAGTATCATTAGATCTGGAAAGAAAGTCCTTATCAATCTGCCCTGAACACATTCTGCAGAGTGCTCAGCTTAATGTTTCTGCACCTTTCATCTTTTACGCTCTAGGATTCAGTTTCTATATTTACATCATTGTATCAATTATTCTTTGCTCACCAGTACTTATACATCTTCACCACTTCCCTTACAAATTAAGCATGGCCAGATGAACCTGATTGAACAGAATGAAACAactggagggggaaaaaatatccaaatCACAGCCCGCAaaaatgcaccaaaaaaaaatctcagaggaCTAATAAATGCAAAGGCACCATGTGTTTTAGGAAGTCCCAGAGCCAGAAGGGTGTTTAGGGGCTATATTGCTCAGTGTTTTCCATGTTCCCATCCTACTTCCCTGAGGTAAAGGCTGTTGATCTGGGTCAGAGGCGGGCTGCTAAGCaagctgggctttgctctgaCTTGACAGAGCTGGTTTTATATTCCTATGATAGTAAAGAGTCAGAGAGGGTTGAGGCCACTGTTACTCAAAGCTGCTTTATCTCAGGTGGGTAGGCATGAAGAAACCACTGAGCAGGCACAGGCAAAGATTTCCATCATGTAGTAGCAAGGAGCTCTTGGTATGATCTGGAACAGGCCCTATCAAtgcaggatcacctccctgggGTGATCTATAGCACATGCACACCAGTGATCAGGCTCAAGTGTATGCCTTCTGCTCTAGCTTGGGAAGCCACTGAGCCAGAAACACAAACATGCGGAGCGGGAAGAATTTAATCAAAGTTATTAGAATGACTGATTTAGATCAGTGAGTAGGAAAATGTTGGATTTACTAATAGATTTATCTTCTTCTGCAATTGGATTTTTAGTCATGTTCCCAAAGAGAGGTTGATTCTACTTGATTGGTAAGCAAAATGTActcatttttaattaacaacAACTTCTACTCTGAAATAAGCCTCTTGTTTTGCTATAAGTATGTTGTAAGCCCACACATTATTTAAGCAGTTTTGTAGCTTAAGAAACAGATTTGTATTTTATGTCAGAAAAATGTGAAGGGCTGTAGCTTTTTTTGGGTAAACAGACAATTTACccacttttattaaaaatttgtaTCAAAATATTATCTACCTACAGATACATTTAGTTATTTAGAAGTGTTAGTAGAGTTACTTACAAGCAACAAATCCAACGTTTTTGATGTCTGAATAGAGCCGGGTTATATATGTTGGGtagttaaagaaaaagaaaatttaatcaaGCACTAACAAACCACCTTTATACTGACTGTTTGCAAAGCAAACAGTCTGCAGTGAAGAAAACACCCTGACTTTCTATGGCCATTTTGTCTTTCCAAATTGTAAACTGATAGCATTTTCTCAGCTACATTGAAAAAGACTTTTTGCTTTCCcgtttccctttttcctcaaATAATGAGCAGACCTCGCTGGACTGCTATAGCTCAACAAACTAGTATGAAGCAAACATTCTTTTTACTGCCAGAAGAATTAAGCTGGTTTCATGCTTGAAAGAATTCTGCATCCACTCAGCTTAAAATTTCATGCAGCGACTTCTGCAGAAAGCATCTATTACATCATTTTCTATGAATGTTCAATTTGAAGGTATTTTATTAGACTCTGTAAGCTTAGCTCTCCATAAAAACATAACTTCAAATGTTTCTTGTCAGTACATGTTTAGGAAATATCTTCAacttcttttaaacattttccttttaactaTTTGAAAATgccaatattttaaatttatcatTAGATCAACAAGAGGCTCCCTTAGCCTGCATGAGAATTAGGCAATTGGACCCTATCCCTAGTTAACATTATAAGAAATGCTGCCCAAATCATTATCTCTCCAGCTTGCACTAAAAATTGATTTCTGACATTTACTGAATCCAAGCTCTGTAATTCTGGGACAGGAACTGCAGTCCCAAACTAGATGTGCTGTCAGTAGAGGTTTGGCTCTTCCTGGATTGCTCAATGCTGTATCACAGAGAGGCTGTCAGCTCAGCTGTCTTGGACACACAACAGAGGCAGAGGTCATCCCTTCAAATCGCTGGGTGCAGGCATTAACACACCTCCAAAATCCACCCAGAGCCAGACAAGCAGCAAGGATGGGCTGTGCAGTGGAGACAGACTATACCCTTTACACAAATCCCTGCTTAACAAGCAGAACACAGGCTCCTGCATTCTGCACCTGCTGTATTTTCCAAGGCAGAAAATAGGATGAATTAACCTGATTTCTCAAGGTTACTGTATTCATGTCTTTCAAAAAAGGATGGGATAGCTCTCATGAAAGGTACAGACCTTTCCCCATCCTTCAGCAAAATAAAGGTTGGGCAAATTAGATCTGTAACACCACCACAATTACTGCTGGGCCATAACTTCACTTGACAGAGAGCGGGCCAAATTCTCTACTGCAGTAACTCCCCTGACGTCAGTGGGGAAGGTCAGCAGGAAATATGGCCCCAGCACCGAACACAATACAGGAACGCTATGTTATTTTTCACCCAACCCAAATTATCCCAGAGGCATAACAGTGACTGTCCCCAAAGTTATTAAAATACTTATGGTAAGAAAACATTGATCCATACAAATAGTAGTGGCCAAGAGAAGCAAATATCAGTAAgtgctgaggagcagggaaaaaaaagtaatccaGAACCAGTTCTGTATCCAGCAAATATCATAAATTGCAGCTAAGGACTATCCAGGAGACAGGACAGCTAGGGAAATGTTTAAACCACCCACTAGTTCCATCTGCTGGAATTAGTTCAAAATATCACCCTATCTAGATCTTTACAGCTACTTATGTTCCTAGCAAATTGCTAAGAGGGTAAACAGAGCTTGTATACAGAGTTCTGTCCTCTcacaactgcattttaaaaggaattggaaatgctgttttatttaaagagagaGGAAGATTGCTAAGACAAGATGATAATCCCATGATAAACTGCAATGGGGTTTGtagagcagctgctgaaatgctTAAGCAGACCTGTGGTGAAATTAAGAGTTTAAAGGAGCCCTGATTATTCACTCCCCAAATAGCTAGTCCTTCAGGTTACTACTTTAACTACACATTTATCTAAAACCCTGGGTtaggttttggctttttaagAGGTCTATCGGCATATCTGcaatcaaaaaaagaaaaaaaaaagaacatggaGTTCCATCACCattgaataatttctttctactttttcaTATCAGATAATTCTCAAATTGTATCTGCTTGCTTTAAACTGTTGTAAGTAACTTCAACTTATTTGAAAGGACGTGAACTTTGCACAGATTGGCCCAGAATGACCAAACCTGAGAGTTTCCACCATTCTCTGGACCAAGCTGAGTAGTCAAGCAACACAATGAAATACTGGGGACTTAGTTGATAGTTATGATATACCAATTTTTAGCAAGGCTATTAAAAATATCCTAGTTGATAGGAAGGATATTGTCACTGCATAATAAAAGAGAGATAAAACTCAATATTATAAAATGCATCTTTAAAAGACATGCACACTTTCATGCTAGCCTCCACCCATTCTGTTTCCACAAGAGGAGAAGAGAATGCAGAACTCCTGCAGGCAAAAGTCCTGCAGATGACGAGGAGCCTGGCTCATATCCTGCCATAGACATTACTCACTTCTTGTTTGCTGTCTGAAAGTGAACAGTCATTCTGGAATAATTCTtatccttctgcttctctctggtGGCAGAGATAACAGTGAGGTCTCCAAAGAGGTCAATTAGCCATGTCAGACGGGCAATTCCACTGAAAGCTGGGAATCCTGATTTGTTTTCATCAAGGACACTACCTGGTGGAATAGAAACTCTTGAGAAACAGGAAATAGAATAATGCCTTCTGCATAGGAAAGAATTAAGAAACTGCAGTGTTGCAGGCTTAAAGATCAGGGTGTAGAAAGGTCAGTGGATGGACTGAGCAAGAAAGTCAATAAACACATTTAATGTCGAAATGGATCAGTTGATGAGCTATGGAAGGAAGGGCTGCACAAAGTACATATACAACAAACCCTTCAGGACATGTAGAGGACAGGAGGGTGCATGTGGATTCAACAAGAGAATTATCCAGAACCAGTACCTGTGTCTCTACTCAGTTTATAGACAGAGTCTTGTGTGAAAGGACTGAATGAAGCCTGAAAGCACTGGCATCCCTGGGGAGCAAATCCAGATGGACTTTGATTTCTTCAGAGCTACTGACCTGTGAAATGCAAAGTTCCCTTCACCAGGTCTTTCCCAGCCACCTCTTTTTTCAGCTGCTTATACTCTTCAGTAAGAAGTTCAATGTGCTCCACATGGAGTACTTTACctgccattaaaaaaaccaaaacaaaaccacaagaaCATCAGGACAGATTAAATAAGTTTTCTGTGTTAATCAAAGTCATGTCTAAACAGTAAAGGCTTCACTAGTCACCAGTGTGAACTCACACAGAAATACTCATGCGTGGCTCACAAAGTGAtgtcaggaagaaaatcaaacatGGAAACATGGGCCCTGAGCTGAAGCATCAATTTAGGTTAAGGATTTTCAGGAGACAACAAATACAGAGACTGCAGGAACAGTAGCCACTATGTTTAACAGAAACTCTGTAATGAAACTCAGTACCCAGCTAAGGCTGAAACATGAGTCTTCAGAGTAGCGGGTGGATTAATTCTTGGCTTCTTTTCCCTCACATTTCCTTGTTCTGCATTTTTCCTCTCGGGGtagtaggaaagaaaaaggaagggggaaaaaaaaccataatGCTCAGACCCAgactgaaacaattttttaaggAATATCTCCCTCCAATTGCAATTAATTGGGCTACTTTGAAATAGAGGTTATCCAATACAAGTTAAATGTGTCCTTCATTCAGTATGTGTTTTTCTGGAAGATTTCCAGGAGAATCATTGTAGGCTGTTGACAGTAACTGCTGCTACTTCAAGAAAAGAGACATAAATTCTGCTCAATGGGAAACCATTTGGTGATCAACAAGGCAGTAATGTGTTGGTACAGGgaaacagcaaagcagaaatcCTACACCTCCAGTGTTTCAGGACAAAAGTCACAAAGGAGATCTTTAAGAAGCAGTGGTACAAAAGTGCAGCTTGTGCAAATGACTTGCACTCCACttctgcccagcactgctcttcCCCTTGCAGCCCCATTCATCCCTTTGCACCACTGGAATGGGACCACAcactttctggaaaaaaagagattttgcttAGAGACACACTGTCTTTCAGACAGGGATGCCTTGCTGGCCTACAGTAGCATGAGCAGCTGTGTGTGGCTAGCACATCACAAATGCTAGAAGCTAGGAGAGCTGTCTACAGTTTAATTGACAGGGAATTGCACAAGTCTGATAGCTGCACTCATCAAGGGCTTTCCTATCACAGTGACAaaagtttttcctctttaacTGCATTCTAAGCGTCACAAATAGAGGCTAGAGTTTTGTGAGGGCAAACATACCTTATTCTTAGCACTGACATTTGTGTGTTTGTTCCCCTGTTGGCACAAGTCTTACATCCTAGACTGGCACATCTCTGAGACAGTCATACTCCCTTGCATGCGATGACTAAAAGTAGGCTGGAGACTTGCCTTTGAGTTCGGACCCAACAGGGAAGACTGCTTACACTCTTGAGAACAAATGTGTTACCTTTCTGCTCAGCCATCTCCCAGAGCTCATGGGCTGCCTTAGCAGACAAAGCCATGGGGTACTCAACAAGGACATGTTTCCCAGCTTCCAAGAACATTCTGAAAGGGATAAAAGGTCAGCCattaaaaagaatattattCTAATCCTCTCTCACCGTGCAAGCTGCTTCTCATTCCCACAGCCAGCTTCACATGGAGAGATGCGCAACATGGAGTAACAGAAATAAATGGCAACTTTCCTAGGAAGGATGGTGTAGTGGCTACATCACACATTTAAACAGCAGGGGAGCGGGGTTTTAATGCTTCTTTTGCCACAGAATTCCCTCACTCACCTGTAACAAGTTGCTAAAATGCTACAGCATTCAGCACTGCAATTTATGACTTACAGACTTGTAAGCAGTTGGAGTGAGGCACTGGACTACCCTTCCACAATATaatctgtgaggaaaggctttAAATCCTGTTTTAAGCTGCCTGTCCATCAAACACAGGCCTAGAGGTGCAGAAATGGAATTACTTGGGAAATTAATGCATCTTAAATCCTACTCTCTTCCAGGGCTTATTGGTCTCTAGGGAACTCACTATCATTCACTTCAGGCCTCTAGTCTGGCAGTCTTTCCTCAGTGTTCATATCTTCTCCTGCAACAGCTTTACATAACTCCTCTGTGCTTCTAAAAtacaggggaaaaggggaaaagagcagGGGAAACCCCCCCAAAATACCTGATGGTTTCTTCATGGCTTTTGTTCTCTGTGCTGATGAAGGCTGCATGAATGTCTTTGCTTTCCAGAGCATCTTCCAGGCTAATCTGCTTAGCATCATTAATATGGCCAAAACTTCTCCTGTATAGTCAGCATAAATACAGCTGTCACGATCCATTTTTCCCAACCATACGTTGTGTAGCAGTACTTAAAAACTGCTCCCATGGACCACTGTCCATGTACTGGCAGTACCTAAAAATTGTTCCCATGGACCACAGAGTTCAACCAGGGTATAATAACCAATTTCTTATCCAGGAAGAGCATGAGCACTTACAGACAACAGTGAATGGAGAAGAGAACCAATAAAAATGGACCAGTGTGCAGGTGGTGGTATCAGTCCAGAAACTGGCCTGCTATTGAACTGTCAAgtcctttttggttttggtgtttcGGTTTTTAATAAGCATTACCAAAGAGATGTTGTGAAAGAGTGACTTGAAAGAGACCAGTGCTCCTATGGGAGAACTTCTCCCCACCATCCTGGACAATGTGGACAAAAGCACTCAAGGTGGCAGTGATGCACACAACTGCAAGTACAGACAAGCAGGAGAGGGACAAAGGAGATGCTTGGCTATGATGCCTCACCTTGCAACACACACAGCATGTCAGTGCTATGGGGAAAGCTCTCTTGGGCAGCAAGctgagcacagctccagctgaaaatgaaaaacacacaATCCCTCCAAAAGCCCTTTGCATTACTACTGACTGGAGCAGGCACCCTACAGTGTTAAGACAGGGCAGGAAGGCAGGTCACAAGCAGGACTTGAAAGCAAAGACAGGTGGTGATTGTGTGTGATGGGGATCCAAGGAAGATTGCTGTGAATCATGAATTTCAATAGCACtgcttctcaaaaaaaaaaacaaacaaaaaacaaacaaacaaacaaacaaacaaaaacaaaacaaaacaaaaaaaaccaaaaaaaaccaaccaaaacaatgGCGGAAACCCTATCTTCAGTGCTCCTCAAGGTTACCTGTAGCACTGGCAGAGGCATCAGAGAACCAAAAGTGTATTTAGCAGGAAGATAAAGTGGGTGACCTGATCAGTCCTTTCTGTCTCAAACAACCCTGTACAATCTAAATATAGCTGGAAAAACACATTCACAATCTGAGATCCACTAAAGGTACTGCCTAACTATTTCAAACTTTTATGCTCCACTGTAATGGATCAGACAGTCCAGCAGGAATGCTCAGAGGAAGGTCCACACTAAATTTCCACAGTTCCAAACTAGTGAGAAAAACTCTTGTTCTCTAAGAAGCATAAGAAGGATAAAAAGCAACCGTATTGCATGTAGCAAatcatgagattttttttagatATCTACAGGTTCAATacctggtttaaaaaaaatactagaatTTTATTATGAAGTTGGAGCATTGGGGgaattaaaacatgtttttgcaaaataactttttaaaactctgtaaaactttttttttaacatttctagAAGTGTCATGCAGACATGAGATCATTATTGTCTGCACTACCTTAAATCTACAGGAAATTCCAGTCAGACAACTTATTTTTATCACACAGATTCTACAGCAAGAACATTtagaacagcaagaaaaaattagtttttcttttagtaaTTTCTGAAAGATATCTCACTAAGGTAACCTATTTGTTCCCTCTTGCAAAGCTTTCTGTGCTCACTTCTGAGCTGCCACTCAGAAGGACAGGCATATTTGCACAAACTTTCCCTTTTTggcttgaaaaaaaagaaaaaacattgcaATATACATATTAGACATGCTAAGATGAAATTTCTAACCTGGATACAAATCCAAAGAGTTTCAGGTGCtcagaagggctggaaggcatCGGATTCATCAAGTCTCGGATTCGTGCTAAACCAGCAATTCCAACTCCAACCACCACTGTCCCAAACATTTTGCTAATctgtccaaaagaaaaaaaaaggcaaccttttttttttttttgtaaaagggATGAGCGCAACTGGGGGGAAAGTGTGAGAATGGATACTCTTGAACCCTGCTTTCATAGCACCAAACCTTATTCAGGTGTCAGCAACCAACTAACAAAGATGTGATGCTATAGGTTACTGTGCTCACTCATATCCCATTGAAATGGGATCCAGCAGTTCAGCCTGTCATAGGACTGGTCTTGATATTTGTATTTAACAGCTATTAAATCACAGCTCCAGCAAAGTTCTTCCTCTCAGTGAATAGAAAGCAGACTTCAAAAGTGAAATATTCTTCTATTTATATCGCCACTTCCAAGCTGGAAAGGAGCCAAAAGGTTCTGCAAACCCAGCAGAACTTTATATAAACCCTGCTGACTTCCTGAGCATCTGCAGCACGGTGCCACACAGACAGTCCCAGTGTTCAGTAGCATAGCAGGAATACTTTGGGACAGGAAGCAAAGAGCACCTCTGCGTTCCCCACGTAACCACCAGCACATCCTACAATGCCAAGCTGTAACCAACCACCGAATTTTATCAAGACGCTTACTTGACATTTCCATGCCCAAAGAAAGCTCTGCCATCTCTTTAATGACAAGCAGGCATCTCTTTAAGATTTACATCTCCCAAATGCAATTGCTGACATAACTGCATAATACGGAGGGTGAGACAGGTATTGCAGTCACTGGCTGGGCTTCTGGGCCTCTGGCAATAGTCTTCTGTTGGTTTTATGATTTGCTGTTCATCTGCGGAAGCACTTGACAACTGATGAAACCTTTCAAACCTGCACTGTTCCAGCATCCTGAGGACTAGCAACACTTTGTAAATTAATTGAAGATTTACAGGAAAATGGCCTAAAACGTGTCAGATCAGATCAGACTCTCTtcattttttgttccttctaTCTCATGAAAACATCCCTTCAAtgtctgtttcttctgtttcagtCTTCTTCCTGCCAATCCCTTCACTTGAGTGAACTCTTTAGATTGTTTACACTActtggctgcagcccttcaCATCTTTCTGAGATTGAGATGGGTAAATGGACAACCCCACTTAAGTCCTCCTTGTGCCTCTTGTCTGACGGGATGACagtgcagcagcaaagccatAAGTGACTGTTCTGGCGGTGCAAGAGGTTgacagctgctggcacaaaggaaaaaagatccCCTCTCCAATCACATGCCATGTCTGTATTATGTTTTCCTTTAAGCTCCTGCCTATGGTGCTGAATGCCCCTCACTTTATACATGCCAAAAAGATACAAAGGtaaaacacagagcagcatATTTagtgtaagaaaataaattagtgatATATCAAAGAGTTCTCATGGGGAATTACAGTGACATTTTATTACAAAGTATTTGAGGTATGGCATGGTGACACTATTCACCAGGGAAAAGAAGTGTGTAGGGCTGGGGCGGGGGTGGTGGGGGCGGGGGCAGGTAGAGGAGGGCAATGTAACCACAAAACTCAATTTTAGTACCACACACAGGCAGAGTCCTAATCTGGGCTCTCCATCACATTTGCTTTTTGCTGTcgccaaagagaaaaagggacAGACTTGCAGAATGACCTCAGCTGGAAGGAGCCCCAGAAGGTCACCCAATCTAATCCCCAATCTAATCCCCACTCAGTTGCACCAGAGCCATGCTGAGCTCTGACTGCCCCATGGCTGGCAATCCTTCAACCTCCCATGCCCCTGCCACAGCATTTGACCACTGTCATAACAAGAACTTTTTTTAGTATTGTAAGGCTCCAAATAACCCTGATCAATGAGACTTTTAAACGGGCTTACAGTTGTTCGTGTACTCTGAGTTAGCTGCACAGGAGAAATACCAAGAGGATACTCTCAAGAggtcaaaacaacaaaaaggatTTTACTGGCAGCTTTAGAAAATCAGACAAATTTGGCAAGTTTAGTGCAACATTCAATCAACAGATAAcactttttaaagcattaaCTTGGCTCATTCAACTTTGCAAACTTAAAGACAGTTCAATTTTAAGTTACTCAAAAGTCCAAGAAGAGGGAATTAGAAGACagagcaagaaagaaagaaaaccacaacagatatagaaaaaaacaaacagctcctGGGTTCCAGCGGTGTACAGACACATATTCCAAGAGGCAGTACATTCAAGACATCTGACTGCCTTGTGTTAGGCCTTAAATaccccttggccttcctgggcCCTTCGCCCAGGTGGGACTTTGGTCATTCAGCCACTCAGGAGCTGAGCTAGGGGCTCCAGAGATGGGCGTGGAGCATCGCCTCTAGTGTGCCAGGGATTGGCagccactgccaggctgggataCAGGCTCTAGGGTG belongs to Vidua macroura isolate BioBank_ID:100142 chromosome 1, ASM2450914v1, whole genome shotgun sequence and includes:
- the BLVRA gene encoding biliverdin reductase A produces the protein MFGTVVVGVGIAGLARIRDLMNPMPSSPSEHLKLFGFVSRRSFGHINDAKQISLEDALESKDIHAAFISTENKSHEETIRMFLEAGKHVLVEYPMALSAKAAHELWEMAEQKGKVLHVEHIELLTEEYKQLKKEVAGKDLVKGTLHFTGSVLDENKSGFPAFSGIARLTWLIDLFGDLTVISATREKQKDKNYSRMTVHFQTANKKPLTWIEERGPGMRREKKINFCFTSGCLENFPEAPRSSVGLFMQDQNLFAKKLLGQVSKEELAAEKWRILRCLDLAEMIQQYCEEPEKIYS